A stretch of the Lactuca sativa cultivar Salinas chromosome 9, Lsat_Salinas_v11, whole genome shotgun sequence genome encodes the following:
- the LOC111918248 gene encoding cell division cycle 20.2, cofactor of APC complex: MDAGSVSSSATKSQSRCPLQEQFLQRKNSRENLDRFIPNRSAMDFDYAHYMLTEAKKGKENPMASSPSKEAYRKHLAESFNMNRTRILAFKNKPPTPMDAIPSDCSTSVQHSKPAKARRYIPQTSERTLDAPDLVDDYYLNLLDWGSSNVLAIALGSTVYLWDATDGNTSELVTVEDEAGPVTSVKWAPDGRHISVGLNNSDVQLWDSTSNRLLRTLKGCHQSRVGALDWNNHILTTGGMDGQIVNNDVRIRSHIVDTYSGHHQEVCGLKWSASGQQLASGGNDNLLHIWDRSTASSNSPTQWLHRLEDHTAAVKALAWCPFQGNLLASGGGGGDKCIKFWNTHTGACLNSVDTGSQVCALLWNKNERELLSSHGFTQNQLTLWKYPSMVKMAELTGHTSRVLFMAQSPDGCTVASAAGDETLRFWNVFGSPEVAAKAAPKAAPEPFAHLNRIR; the protein is encoded by the exons ATGGATGCAGGATCTGTAAGTTCTTCAGCTACCAAGTCACAATCACGATGCCCCCTTCAGGAGCAATTCCTTCAAAGAAAAAATTCTCGTGAAAAT TTGGATAGATTCATACCAAATAGATCAGCGATGGATTTTGATTATGCTCATTACATGCTAACCGAAGCAAAAAAAGGTAAGGAAAATCCAATGGCCAGCTCACCTTCTAAGGAAGCGTACAGGAAGCATTTGGCGGAGAGCTTTAACATGAACAGAACAAGAATTCTAGCCTTCAAGAACAAGCCTCCAACCCCAATGGACGCAATTCCTTCTGACTGCTCTACTTCCGTTCAACACTCAAAACCTGCAAAAGCCCGTAGATACATTCCCCAG ACTTCCGAAAGGACATTGGATGCTCCTGATCTTGTGGATGATTACTACTTGAATTTATTGGATTGGGGAAGCAGCAATGTCTTGGCGATAGCTCTAGGGAGCACAGTGTATCTATGGGATGCTACTGATGGTAATACCTCAGAGCTCGTTACTGTAGAAGATGAGGCTGGACCTGTCACAAGTGTCAAATGGGCACCCGATGGACGCCACATCTCTGTGGGCTTAAACAATTCCGATGTCCAGCTCTGGGATTCTACATCAAACAGACTG CTGAGAACACTGAAAGGGTGCCACCAATCTCGAGTTGGAGCTCTGGATTGGAACAACCATATCTTGACAACAGGAGGAATGGATGGGCAGATTGTGAACAACGATGTTAGAATCAGATCGCATATAGTCGATACTTACAGCGGCCACCACCAAGAAGTCTGCGGGCTGAAATGGTCTGCTTCAGGGCAGCAGTTAGCCAGTGGTGGAAACGACAACCTTCTTCACATATGGGACAGATCAACGGCTTCCAGTAATTCTCCAACTCAATGGCTTCATAGACTGGAGGATCACACAGCTGCAGTGAAAGCTCTTGCATGGTGCCCATTCCAGGGTAACCTTCTTGCTTCAGGAGGCGGAGGTGGTGACAAGTGTATAAAGTTTTGGAACACGCACACTGGCGCTTGCTTGAACTCGGTGGACACAGGGTCGCAGGTGTGTGCTCTTTTGTGGAACAAAAATGAACGTGAGCTGTTGAGCTCTCATGGGTTTACACAGAACCAGTTGACTCTTTGGAAGTACCCGTCGATGGTTAAGATGGCGGAGCTTACAGGACATACGTCTAGAGTTCTTTTCATGGCACag AGCCCGGATGGATGTACAGTTGCATCTGCTGCAGGAGATGAGACGTTGAGATTTTGGAATGTTTTTGGGAGCCCGGAAGTGGCTGCAAAAGCTGCCCCCAAGGCTGCCCCTGAGCCGTTTGCTCACTTGAACCGCATTCGTTGA